TCAACAGGCCCGGCTGGCCGGTCATCTCAGATCTCCCTTGGGGCAGTTGCGCGAGTGCCGAGGGTGCGGCGGGTGAGCATCAGGACGGCGGGCACGGACAGGGCGACCATCACGGCGGCGTACGGCGCCGCCGCGCCGTAGGAGAGGCCGGTGGTGTAGACCCAGAACTGGGTGGCGAGGGTCTCGGTGCCGGTCGGGCGCAACAACAGCGTGGCGGTGAGTTCGGTGCTCGCGGTGAGCGTGACCATCGCGAAGGCCGCGCCGAGCCCGGGCAGGATCAGCGGCAGCGTGACCCGGCTCAGGACCACGATCCTGTGGACGCCCAGCGAGCGGGCCACATCCTCGACTCCGTGCGGCACGTGCGCGAGGGAGGCCCGCACGGAGGTCAGGGCGAGCGGGAAGAACAGCACCACATATCCGGCCACCAGCAACGACGGCTGCTGGTAGAGGGGTTGGGCGTAGCGGATGGCGAAGTACACCACCGACAGGGCGACAGCGATACCGGGCAGTGCCCTGGTCAGGTAGGCGGCGCGTTCCACGGTGCGGGCCAGGCGGGTGGGGCGGCGCCAGGAGTAGAGCGCCACCGGCACCGCGGCGGCGGTGGCGACGGCCGCCGACGACAGGGCATACCCCAGGGTCGTCGCCGTCTCGGTGACGATGGAGGCGGACGGGAGAGTGGTGGAGCTGCCGCGCGCCAGCCAGTGGACGAGGGCGAAGACCGGCACCCCGAGCGTCACCCCGACCACCGCCGCCAACGCGCCTGCGGCGACCGGCTTCCACCGTCCCAGAGGCACGAGGGCGCAGCCTCGCCCGGTGGTGCCTTCACGCACCACCCGGCCGCGCCGCGCGGCCCGCGCGTCGAGAGCGACGAGGAGGAGGGCGAGACCGACCAGCGCGAGGGTGAGCAGGCTGGCGGAAGCCATGTCGAAGCTGGTCTGGAACTCGTTGTAGATCGCGGTGGCGAACGTGGTGTAGCGCAGCATCGCGAACGCCCCGTATTCGCCCAGGAGATAGAGCGACACGAGCAGCGCGCCGCCCGCCAGGGCGGGGCGGGTGAGCGGCAGCGTGACCCGCCACAGGGGCGCGAGCCGGCCGTGGCCCAGGCTGCGCGCGACTTCCTCGGTCGAGGCGTCGGCGTGCCGGAGCGTGGCGGCCACCGGCAGGAACACCAGCGGATAGAGCGAGGACGTCATCACCAGTACCGCACCCCAGTACCCCTGAACCTGGGGGAACAGCGAGACCCAGGAGTAGCCGTGAACGAACTCCGGCACCGCGAGCGGCATCGCAAGCGCCACCGTCCACGCCCGGCAACCGGGCAGGTCGGTGCGCTCCACCAGGTAGGCGGCGGCGAAGCCGAGCACGAGCGTGCCGGCAGTGACGACCGTGGTGAGGGCGACGGTGTGCCACAGCAGCGTTTCCATCACGGGTCGGGCCAGCAGGCGGTGCGCGGTGTCGCTGCCCGCTTGCGTGGCCTGCAGCCCGACGAACACCAGCGGTGAGGCGACGAGCAGCGCGACGAGGCCCGCCACCAGCGGCAGCGGGCCCGGCAGGTTGCGAAGGGTCCTCACAGCAGACCGACGGACTGGAGGAGCTGCAGCGCGTCCTTGCCGTCGCCGAGGTCGCCGGCCTGAGCCACCGATCCGGAGTCCGCCAGCGATCGGCTCACCTTGGCGTTCTTCACCCCGGCGGCGAGCGGATACTCGTAGCTCTCGGACGTGGCGATGATCTGCTGGGCGGGCTTGCTGGTCAGGTAGGCGAGGAACGCCTGGGCGGCCGCCTGGTGCTTGCCGTGGGAGAGGACTGCCGCGCCGGAGACGTCTACCAGCGCGCCGGGGTCGCCTTGCTTGAAGTAGCCAAGTGCGCTGTGGATGTGGGCGGCGCCCTGTTCATCGCGCAGCCGGTACCAGTAGTAGTGGTCGATGACGCCGCCCTCGACCTCGCCCCGGTTCACCGCGGCGACCAGGTCCTCGTTACTGCCGTAGACCTTGCTGTTGGCCTTCAGCCCCTCCAGCCAGCTCTTCGCGCCGGCCTCGCCCTGCGTCTTGATCATCCTGGTGACGATCGGAGTGAAGTCCGTCTCGCCCGGCGCGATGCCCAGCTTCCCCCTCCACGTCGCATCGGCCAAGTCCTTCACGGTGGGCGGTACTTGCCCTGCCTGGAGCTTGCCGGTGTTGTGGACGAACGCCGCCTCACGGGCGGAGACACCCACCCAGTCGCCCTGGGCCGAGCTGTCGGCCGAGGGAACCGCCGCCAGGGTAGCGGCGTTCACCTTCGCCAGCAGGCCCTTGTTCTCCAGGGTGGTGAGCGCGGGCGGGTTCTCCGCGAAGAACACATCCGCAGGGGAGGCCGGACCCTCGGTGAGGATCTGGTTGGCCAACTCGGCCTCGTCGCCCGAGCGGACGTTGGCCCTGATGCCGGTCCGCGCCTGGAAGTCCTTCACCAGGGCACTGACCGTCTGCTCGTGCTGACCGCTGTAGACGGTGATCGTCTGCCCCTTCAGCGAACCAGCCGACTCCTTGTCCGACGACGCGCCCCCGGAGTCGTTCGAACCGCTGCACCCCGCCAGCGCCAGGGCCGACAGCGACATCGCCGTCGCCGTCGCCAGCAGGGCAGACCGCCGAGCGGACCGCAGGACGACACGAGACATGGGACCTCCGAAGTGACACACACAGGCCGCCGACGCCGCCCCCACGGCACGCACCCGCCATCAACAAAGCAAGGCTCACCATACTTAGGTAAGCCTTGCCTGAAAACACCGCCCGACCAGTGCTGGCAAGTCGCCATGCAGCCACCCTTGGGTCGTGAAAACGGTGATTCGTTACGCTTTGACCGCACCCTTTTGACCATCTGATAGCCCGCCCATAGCTTCCCCATAGTGACCTCATCACCGCTGGCCGCACCAACGGTTACCCAAGCGTGACAGCGAGTGCTCCACGCCACGCAGGGCGACGACTCACTCAAATCGGCCTCGCAGGTCCAGCGGCGACGATGTACCGCGGCATGCGACATGTCCGTGCCTGCCACGATGTTCGTCCGATGCACATCGGCCAGCGGAGTCCTCGGCAAGCCGCCACCGACGATCACGCCGTTGCTCGGTCCGGCCGGTCCGACAGGTCCCGCGGGTTCGCCGGGCAAGGACGGCAAAGACGGGAAGGACAGCGCCGCCGGCCGCGACGGGCAGACGTGCCCAACGGGTACAGCCTGCAGGGGCCGCCGCGGGACACTGACGCGCTCGTCCGCCGCTGCGACGGCGCCCCGCAGCCGAGCGCCCCGTCACCAAGCGCGTCGTCGACGTTTGCTCGGGCTGCCCGCCGAGCCCCGCCGCATCGCATGAACACCTGCGTCTGGCTCGGTTACGCGCCGAGAGAGTCGATCAGATGGTCGTCGAGGTCGGCGAACCAATCCTCGCGGCGCCATGGGCGCAGATCGCTGCGGGCTCGGCGCAATCGGATCGAGGCAACGCGGCCGCCGGTCTCTGTGGTGGCATCGATACACCCGTGCAGTAACTCGGCTGCCGCCTCGGGCTCGTCGAGGAGGATACGGGCGAGTGCCTGATCAGTTGCGACGATCGCCCGCTGCACACGCTCGCGCGGTGCTTGCAGCGCCTCAGCCGAGCGGGCAAAGTAGTCGTGTGCCTCGGCCGGATCGCCGACATACAGCGAGGTGACGCCCTCGAACCCGCGCAGGTGCGCGGGCGGGAAGGACGTCGACGCGGGGTAGCCGTCGCGGTCACTGTCCATGTCGTACCACGCGAGGG
The genomic region above belongs to Streptomyces sp. CG1 and contains:
- a CDS encoding ABC transporter permease, translating into MRTLRNLPGPLPLVAGLVALLVASPLVFVGLQATQAGSDTAHRLLARPVMETLLWHTVALTTVVTAGTLVLGFAAAYLVERTDLPGCRAWTVALAMPLAVPEFVHGYSWVSLFPQVQGYWGAVLVMTSSLYPLVFLPVAATLRHADASTEEVARSLGHGRLAPLWRVTLPLTRPALAGGALLVSLYLLGEYGAFAMLRYTTFATAIYNEFQTSFDMASASLLTLALVGLALLLVALDARAARRGRVVREGTTGRGCALVPLGRWKPVAAGALAAVVGVTLGVPVFALVHWLARGSSTTLPSASIVTETATTLGYALSSAAVATAAAVPVALYSWRRPTRLARTVERAAYLTRALPGIAVALSVVYFAIRYAQPLYQQPSLLVAGYVVLFFPLALTSVRASLAHVPHGVEDVARSLGVHRIVVLSRVTLPLILPGLGAAFAMVTLTASTELTATLLLRPTGTETLATQFWVYTTGLSYGAAAPYAAVMVALSVPAVLMLTRRTLGTRATAPREI
- a CDS encoding extracellular solute-binding protein, coding for MSRVVLRSARRSALLATATAMSLSALALAGCSGSNDSGGASSDKESAGSLKGQTITVYSGQHEQTVSALVKDFQARTGIRANVRSGDEAELANQILTEGPASPADVFFAENPPALTTLENKGLLAKVNAATLAAVPSADSSAQGDWVGVSAREAAFVHNTGKLQAGQVPPTVKDLADATWRGKLGIAPGETDFTPIVTRMIKTQGEAGAKSWLEGLKANSKVYGSNEDLVAAVNRGEVEGGVIDHYYWYRLRDEQGAAHIHSALGYFKQGDPGALVDVSGAAVLSHGKHQAAAQAFLAYLTSKPAQQIIATSESYEYPLAAGVKNAKVSRSLADSGSVAQAGDLGDGKDALQLLQSVGLL